Proteins found in one Primulina eburnea isolate SZY01 chromosome 16, ASM2296580v1, whole genome shotgun sequence genomic segment:
- the LOC140817082 gene encoding 5'-3' exoribonuclease 4-like isoform X8 → MIQVGKGSSVPGEGEHKIMSYIRLQRNIPGFDPNTRHCLYGLDADLIMLGLAAHEVHFSILREVSRKHKGPKRKNKAEVHNLKQRAGPYRQLESHLAGQKFQFFNLWILREGLAEHLKIPNPRVKVDTERLVDDFVLMCVFVGNDFIPHVPSLDISEGAISLLMRVYRKEFIRMGGYLTDSFEVNLERLEHFLQVISSREVSTLGCGGRSKEHQKWAMGLDPSLITEKESVISSNHVASEARILDKVKLGDVGWKERYYDEKFEVQTAEDRESLTKHAVLKYVEGICWVMHYYYEGVCSWQWFYPYHYAPFASDFHSLGQLKIHFSLGKPFKPFSQLMGVLPAASGQALPLFYRKLMIDPSSPILDFYPTDFELELNVGKPAWQAICKLPFIDECRLLNEISKVQHTLTDEEKWRNTLGLDRLFVHESHPLAAKISAFSERNKNNPKLNKVKVKRKINPKSSSGMNGYIYLSNKPICPADISSPFCDMEMIMKNRVISVFYKFPTFHPHISRLPKGVAMPEMSISRHELLLPSFIRRKRKAIDHRRFARRPSIPPPPLGGRSTVAISAQPLDAESALASSHPFVAGSSPSDVLSRPLPPTPLRSRVRPMMAISYQYLVAESASASSQTSVAVSSPADTHSFVAGSSSASTHGDRRIPKRSRSQKRRDQRKRRKLHATATQQIICPV, encoded by the exons ATGATCCAGGTTGGCAAGGGATCAAG TGTCCCTGGTGAAGGAGAGCATAAAATTATGTCTTACATTCGGCTGCAAAGAAATATTCCTGGATTCGATCCAAACACACGACATTGTTTATATGGGCTG GATGCAGATTTGATCATGCTTGGTTTGGCTGCCCATGAGGTTCACTTCTCTATTCTAAGAGAG GTTTCTAGAAAACACAAAGGTCCCAAGAGGAAAAATAAAGCAGAAGTTCATAACTTGAAGCAACGTGCCGGTCCGTATCGACAACTGGAATCCCATTTAGCGGGACAAAAATTCCAG TTTTTCAATTTGTGGATACTGAGGGAAGGATTGGCAGAACACCTGAAAATACCAAATCCAAGAGTTAAAGTAGATACCGAGCGATTAGTAGATGATTTCGTTCTCATGTGTGTATTTGTCGGAAATGACTTTATACCACATGTGCCATCATTAGATATATCAGAG GGAGCTATCAGCTTGCTTATGCGTGTCTACAGAAAAGAGTTTATTCGGATGGGTGGTTACCTTACTGATTCTTTTGAG GTAAATTTGGAAAGATTGGAACACTTTTTACAAGTTATTTCTTCACGCGAGGTTTCAACTTTAGGATGCGGAGGAAG aAGCAAAGAACATCAGAAATGGGCGATGGGACTGGACCCATCCCTGATAAC TGAGAAAGAGAGTGTCATTTCCTCCAATCATGTGGCTTCTGAAGCTAGGATCCTGGACAAG GTTAAATTAGGAGATGTTGGTTGGAAGGAGAGATACTACGATGAAAAATTTGAGGTTCAAACAGCTGAAGACCGTGAGAGTCTTACTAAACATGCT GTCTTGAAATATGTTGAAGGGATCTGTTGGGTTATGCATTATTATTATGAAGGAGTATGCTCCTGGCAATG GTTTTATCCCTACCATTATGCTCCATTTGCTTCTGATTTTCATAGTCTTGGCCAGCTCAAAATCCATTTTTCCCTGGGAAAACCCTTTAAACCTTTCAGCCAATTAATGGGTGTGCTCCCTGCTGCCAG TGGACAAGCACTTCCATTGTTCTACAGGAAATTAATGATTGATCCATCATCCCCTATTTTGGATTTTTATCCTACTG ACTTTGAGCTCGAATTGAATGTGGGGAAGCCAGCTTGGCAG GCTATTTGTAAGCTACCTTTTATTGATGAATGCCGGCTTCTTAACGAAATTTCAAAAGTGCAGCATACATTGACG GATGAAGAGAAGTGGAGGAACACTTTGGGCCTTGATAGACTTTTTGTTCATGAGTCACATCCCTTGGCGGCAAAAATATCTGCCTTCTCGGAGCGGAATAAAAATAATCCGAAGTTGAATAAAGTAAAAGTGAAGAGGAAAATTAATCCTAAATCCAG TAGTGGAATGAATGGTTATATCTACCTCTCCAATAAGCCCATTTGTCCTGCTGATATCTCTTCCCCTTTCTGTGACATGGAGATGATCATGAAAAATAGAGTGAT ATCGGTCTTCTACAAGTTTCCGACTTTTCATCCTCACATCTCGAGACTACCAAAAGGAGTGGCCATGCCTGAAATG TCTATCAGCAGGCATGAATTGCTACTTCCAAGTTTCATTAGGCGCAAGAGAAAGGCTATTGATCACCGCAGGTTTGCCAGAAG GCCCTCAATACCCCCTCCTCCTTTGGGAGGACGGTCTACAGTAGCAATATCAGCCCAACCCTTAGATGCTGAATCTGCTTTAGCCAGCTCTCATCCCTTCGTTGCTGGCTCCTCCCCCTCCGACGTCCTATCCAGGCCCTTACCACCTACTCCCTTACGATCCCGAGTACGACCTATGATGGCAATATCTTATCAATACTTAGTTGCTGAATCTGCCTCCGCCAGCTCTCAGACCTCAGTAGCTGTATCCTCCCCAGCCGATACTCATTCCTTTGTTGCTGGATCATCCTCGGCCAGCACCCATGGAGACCGTCGAATACCCAAAAGAAGTAGATCTCAAAAGAGGAGGGACCAACGTAAAAGGAGAAAATTGCATGCCACAGCAACACAGCAAATTATATGTCCCGTGTGA
- the LOC140817082 gene encoding 5'-3' exoribonuclease 3-like isoform X6, protein MAIDGVAPRAKMNQQRARRFRTAKDAADEASITDKLRGSCTKEGTAWGIEGLDSNVITPGTEFMELLSSALRYYINLRMNHDPGWQGIKVILSDASVPGEGEHKIMSYIRLQRNIPGFDPNTRHCLYGLDADLIMLGLAAHEVHFSILREVSRKHKGPKRKNKAEVHNLKQRAGPYRQLESHLAGQKFQFFNLWILREGLAEHLKIPNPRVKVDTERLVDDFVLMCVFVGNDFIPHVPSLDISEGAISLLMRVYRKEFIRMGGYLTDSFEVNLERLEHFLQVISSREVSTLGCGGRSKEHQKWAMGLDPSLITEKESVISSNHVASEARILDKVKLGDVGWKERYYDEKFEVQTAEDRESLTKHAVLKYVEGICWVMHYYYEGVCSWQWFYPYHYAPFASDFHSLGQLKIHFSLGKPFKPFSQLMGVLPAASGQALPLFYRKLMIDPSSPILDFYPTDFELELNVGKPAWQAICKLPFIDECRLLNEISKVQHTLTDEEKWRNTLGLDRLFVHESHPLAAKISAFSERNKNNPKLNKVKVKRKINPKSSSGMNGYIYLSNKPICPADISSPFCDMEMIMKNRVISVFYKFPTFHPHISRLPKGVAMPEMSISRHELLLPSFIRRKRKAIDHRRFARRPSIPPPPLGGRSTVAISAQPLDAESALASSHPFVAGSSPSDVLSRPLPPTPLRSRVRPMMAISYQYLVAESASASSQTSVAVSSPADTHSFVAGSSSASTHGDRRIPKRSRSQKRRDQRKRRKLHATATQQIICPV, encoded by the exons ATAAACTGAGAGGTAGCTGCACAAAGGAAGGTACAGCTTGGGGAATTGAAGGTTTAGATTCAAATGTAATTACCCCTGGGACTGAATTTATGGAATTACTGTCATCTGCTCTTCGGTATTATATAAATTTGAGGATGAACCATGATCCAGGTTGGCAAGGGATCAAG GTGATACTTTCTGATGCCAGTGTCCCTGGTGAAGGAGAGCATAAAATTATGTCTTACATTCGGCTGCAAAGAAATATTCCTGGATTCGATCCAAACACACGACATTGTTTATATGGGCTG GATGCAGATTTGATCATGCTTGGTTTGGCTGCCCATGAGGTTCACTTCTCTATTCTAAGAGAG GTTTCTAGAAAACACAAAGGTCCCAAGAGGAAAAATAAAGCAGAAGTTCATAACTTGAAGCAACGTGCCGGTCCGTATCGACAACTGGAATCCCATTTAGCGGGACAAAAATTCCAG TTTTTCAATTTGTGGATACTGAGGGAAGGATTGGCAGAACACCTGAAAATACCAAATCCAAGAGTTAAAGTAGATACCGAGCGATTAGTAGATGATTTCGTTCTCATGTGTGTATTTGTCGGAAATGACTTTATACCACATGTGCCATCATTAGATATATCAGAG GGAGCTATCAGCTTGCTTATGCGTGTCTACAGAAAAGAGTTTATTCGGATGGGTGGTTACCTTACTGATTCTTTTGAG GTAAATTTGGAAAGATTGGAACACTTTTTACAAGTTATTTCTTCACGCGAGGTTTCAACTTTAGGATGCGGAGGAAG aAGCAAAGAACATCAGAAATGGGCGATGGGACTGGACCCATCCCTGATAAC TGAGAAAGAGAGTGTCATTTCCTCCAATCATGTGGCTTCTGAAGCTAGGATCCTGGACAAG GTTAAATTAGGAGATGTTGGTTGGAAGGAGAGATACTACGATGAAAAATTTGAGGTTCAAACAGCTGAAGACCGTGAGAGTCTTACTAAACATGCT GTCTTGAAATATGTTGAAGGGATCTGTTGGGTTATGCATTATTATTATGAAGGAGTATGCTCCTGGCAATG GTTTTATCCCTACCATTATGCTCCATTTGCTTCTGATTTTCATAGTCTTGGCCAGCTCAAAATCCATTTTTCCCTGGGAAAACCCTTTAAACCTTTCAGCCAATTAATGGGTGTGCTCCCTGCTGCCAG TGGACAAGCACTTCCATTGTTCTACAGGAAATTAATGATTGATCCATCATCCCCTATTTTGGATTTTTATCCTACTG ACTTTGAGCTCGAATTGAATGTGGGGAAGCCAGCTTGGCAG GCTATTTGTAAGCTACCTTTTATTGATGAATGCCGGCTTCTTAACGAAATTTCAAAAGTGCAGCATACATTGACG GATGAAGAGAAGTGGAGGAACACTTTGGGCCTTGATAGACTTTTTGTTCATGAGTCACATCCCTTGGCGGCAAAAATATCTGCCTTCTCGGAGCGGAATAAAAATAATCCGAAGTTGAATAAAGTAAAAGTGAAGAGGAAAATTAATCCTAAATCCAG TAGTGGAATGAATGGTTATATCTACCTCTCCAATAAGCCCATTTGTCCTGCTGATATCTCTTCCCCTTTCTGTGACATGGAGATGATCATGAAAAATAGAGTGAT ATCGGTCTTCTACAAGTTTCCGACTTTTCATCCTCACATCTCGAGACTACCAAAAGGAGTGGCCATGCCTGAAATG TCTATCAGCAGGCATGAATTGCTACTTCCAAGTTTCATTAGGCGCAAGAGAAAGGCTATTGATCACCGCAGGTTTGCCAGAAG GCCCTCAATACCCCCTCCTCCTTTGGGAGGACGGTCTACAGTAGCAATATCAGCCCAACCCTTAGATGCTGAATCTGCTTTAGCCAGCTCTCATCCCTTCGTTGCTGGCTCCTCCCCCTCCGACGTCCTATCCAGGCCCTTACCACCTACTCCCTTACGATCCCGAGTACGACCTATGATGGCAATATCTTATCAATACTTAGTTGCTGAATCTGCCTCCGCCAGCTCTCAGACCTCAGTAGCTGTATCCTCCCCAGCCGATACTCATTCCTTTGTTGCTGGATCATCCTCGGCCAGCACCCATGGAGACCGTCGAATACCCAAAAGAAGTAGATCTCAAAAGAGGAGGGACCAACGTAAAAGGAGAAAATTGCATGCCACAGCAACACAGCAAATTATATGTCCCGTGTGA
- the LOC140817082 gene encoding 5'-3' exoribonuclease 3-like isoform X7, protein MNQQRARRFRTAKDAADEASITDKLRGSCTKEGTAWGIEGLDSNVITPGTEFMELLSSALRYYINLRMNHDPGWQGIKVILSDASVPGEGEHKIMSYIRLQRNIPGFDPNTRHCLYGLDADLIMLGLAAHEVHFSILREVSRKHKGPKRKNKAEVHNLKQRAGPYRQLESHLAGQKFQFFNLWILREGLAEHLKIPNPRVKVDTERLVDDFVLMCVFVGNDFIPHVPSLDISEGAISLLMRVYRKEFIRMGGYLTDSFEVNLERLEHFLQVISSREVSTLGCGGRSKEHQKWAMGLDPSLITEKESVISSNHVASEARILDKVKLGDVGWKERYYDEKFEVQTAEDRESLTKHAVLKYVEGICWVMHYYYEGVCSWQWFYPYHYAPFASDFHSLGQLKIHFSLGKPFKPFSQLMGVLPAASGQALPLFYRKLMIDPSSPILDFYPTDFELELNVGKPAWQAICKLPFIDECRLLNEISKVQHTLTDEEKWRNTLGLDRLFVHESHPLAAKISAFSERNKNNPKLNKVKVKRKINPKSSSGMNGYIYLSNKPICPADISSPFCDMEMIMKNRVISVFYKFPTFHPHISRLPKGVAMPEMSISRHELLLPSFIRRKRKAIDHRRFARRPSIPPPPLGGRSTVAISAQPLDAESALASSHPFVAGSSPSDVLSRPLPPTPLRSRVRPMMAISYQYLVAESASASSQTSVAVSSPADTHSFVAGSSSASTHGDRRIPKRSRSQKRRDQRKRRKLHATATQQIICPV, encoded by the exons ATAAACTGAGAGGTAGCTGCACAAAGGAAGGTACAGCTTGGGGAATTGAAGGTTTAGATTCAAATGTAATTACCCCTGGGACTGAATTTATGGAATTACTGTCATCTGCTCTTCGGTATTATATAAATTTGAGGATGAACCATGATCCAGGTTGGCAAGGGATCAAG GTGATACTTTCTGATGCCAGTGTCCCTGGTGAAGGAGAGCATAAAATTATGTCTTACATTCGGCTGCAAAGAAATATTCCTGGATTCGATCCAAACACACGACATTGTTTATATGGGCTG GATGCAGATTTGATCATGCTTGGTTTGGCTGCCCATGAGGTTCACTTCTCTATTCTAAGAGAG GTTTCTAGAAAACACAAAGGTCCCAAGAGGAAAAATAAAGCAGAAGTTCATAACTTGAAGCAACGTGCCGGTCCGTATCGACAACTGGAATCCCATTTAGCGGGACAAAAATTCCAG TTTTTCAATTTGTGGATACTGAGGGAAGGATTGGCAGAACACCTGAAAATACCAAATCCAAGAGTTAAAGTAGATACCGAGCGATTAGTAGATGATTTCGTTCTCATGTGTGTATTTGTCGGAAATGACTTTATACCACATGTGCCATCATTAGATATATCAGAG GGAGCTATCAGCTTGCTTATGCGTGTCTACAGAAAAGAGTTTATTCGGATGGGTGGTTACCTTACTGATTCTTTTGAG GTAAATTTGGAAAGATTGGAACACTTTTTACAAGTTATTTCTTCACGCGAGGTTTCAACTTTAGGATGCGGAGGAAG aAGCAAAGAACATCAGAAATGGGCGATGGGACTGGACCCATCCCTGATAAC TGAGAAAGAGAGTGTCATTTCCTCCAATCATGTGGCTTCTGAAGCTAGGATCCTGGACAAG GTTAAATTAGGAGATGTTGGTTGGAAGGAGAGATACTACGATGAAAAATTTGAGGTTCAAACAGCTGAAGACCGTGAGAGTCTTACTAAACATGCT GTCTTGAAATATGTTGAAGGGATCTGTTGGGTTATGCATTATTATTATGAAGGAGTATGCTCCTGGCAATG GTTTTATCCCTACCATTATGCTCCATTTGCTTCTGATTTTCATAGTCTTGGCCAGCTCAAAATCCATTTTTCCCTGGGAAAACCCTTTAAACCTTTCAGCCAATTAATGGGTGTGCTCCCTGCTGCCAG TGGACAAGCACTTCCATTGTTCTACAGGAAATTAATGATTGATCCATCATCCCCTATTTTGGATTTTTATCCTACTG ACTTTGAGCTCGAATTGAATGTGGGGAAGCCAGCTTGGCAG GCTATTTGTAAGCTACCTTTTATTGATGAATGCCGGCTTCTTAACGAAATTTCAAAAGTGCAGCATACATTGACG GATGAAGAGAAGTGGAGGAACACTTTGGGCCTTGATAGACTTTTTGTTCATGAGTCACATCCCTTGGCGGCAAAAATATCTGCCTTCTCGGAGCGGAATAAAAATAATCCGAAGTTGAATAAAGTAAAAGTGAAGAGGAAAATTAATCCTAAATCCAG TAGTGGAATGAATGGTTATATCTACCTCTCCAATAAGCCCATTTGTCCTGCTGATATCTCTTCCCCTTTCTGTGACATGGAGATGATCATGAAAAATAGAGTGAT ATCGGTCTTCTACAAGTTTCCGACTTTTCATCCTCACATCTCGAGACTACCAAAAGGAGTGGCCATGCCTGAAATG TCTATCAGCAGGCATGAATTGCTACTTCCAAGTTTCATTAGGCGCAAGAGAAAGGCTATTGATCACCGCAGGTTTGCCAGAAG GCCCTCAATACCCCCTCCTCCTTTGGGAGGACGGTCTACAGTAGCAATATCAGCCCAACCCTTAGATGCTGAATCTGCTTTAGCCAGCTCTCATCCCTTCGTTGCTGGCTCCTCCCCCTCCGACGTCCTATCCAGGCCCTTACCACCTACTCCCTTACGATCCCGAGTACGACCTATGATGGCAATATCTTATCAATACTTAGTTGCTGAATCTGCCTCCGCCAGCTCTCAGACCTCAGTAGCTGTATCCTCCCCAGCCGATACTCATTCCTTTGTTGCTGGATCATCCTCGGCCAGCACCCATGGAGACCGTCGAATACCCAAAAGAAGTAGATCTCAAAAGAGGAGGGACCAACGTAAAAGGAGAAAATTGCATGCCACAGCAACACAGCAAATTATATGTCCCGTGTGA